A region from the Benincasa hispida cultivar B227 chromosome 8, ASM972705v1, whole genome shotgun sequence genome encodes:
- the LOC120083868 gene encoding vacuolar protein sorting-associated protein 26C isoform X1 produces MPVELKLSRTNRIYRPSEHLQGHIIVNSRSSISHSGIRLALNGSVNLQVRGGSAGVIESVYGVIKPIAIVNRIVEVRPSGKLASGTTEIPFSVILRQPNEILGKFYETFHGTDINIQYLVTVDISRGYLHKSLSATIEFIVESDTADFVERPLSSEMVIFYITQDTQRHPLLPELKSGGFRVTGKMSTLCSLSDPITGELIVETSAVPINSIDIHLCRVESVILGERIITETSVIQTTQIADGDVCRKITLPIYVILPRLLTCPTVFAGPFSIEFKVYIVITFESELSKLHPKTDPRTPRLWLAIENLPLELLRCRLDD; encoded by the exons ATGCCGGTGGAGCTCAAGCTTTCTCGAACTAATCGTATCTACCGGCCTTCT GAACATCTTCAAGGCCATATCATCGTCAATTCTCGTTCCTCGATTTCCCATAGTGGAATTCGCCTCGCTCTCAATGGATCCGTCAATTTGCAG GTTCGTGGAGGATCTGCGGGAGTCATTGAGTCGGTTTACGGGGTCATCAAGCCTATTGCAATAGT GAATAGGATCGTTGAGGTAAGACCATCTGGAAAGCTTGCTTCAGGTACTACCGAG ATTCCATTTTCCGTAATCCTGAGACAGCCAAATGAAATCTTGGGAAAATTTTACGAGACTTTTCATGGAACTGACATAAACATTCAG TATTTAGTAACTGTAGATATAAGCAGAGGGTACCTACACAAGTCATTATCTGCCACGATCGAGTTTATAGTTGAAAGTGATACAG CTGATTTTGTTGAGCGGCCGCTGTCCTCTGAGATGGTTATCTTTTACATCACTCAGGATACACAAAGGCATCCACTACTTCCTGAATTAAAATCAG GTGGTTTTCGGGTTACTGGGAAAATGTCAACTCTGTGCTCTCTTTCAGATCCCATCACCGGTGAATTAATAGTTGAAACATCTGCAGTCCCCATTAATTCAATTGACATTCACTTGTGTCGTGTGGAATCTGTTATTCTTGGAGAGAGAATCATAACTGAAACCTCTGTGATCCAAACTACCCAA ATAGCAGATGGAGATGTCTGTCGCAAGATTACTCTACCTATTTATGTTATACTCCCCCGCCTTTTGACCTGCCCAACAGTCTTTGCTGG TCCATTTTCAATTGAATTCAAAGTTTACATCGTTATAACATTTGAGTCAGAGCTATCAAAGTTGCATCCTAAGACTGATCCAAGAACTCCAAGACTATGG CTTGCAATTGAAAATCTACCCCTTGAGCTTCTTCGATGTCGATTAGACGATTAG
- the LOC120083868 gene encoding vacuolar protein sorting-associated protein 26C isoform X2, whose product MHFMGKKVRGGSAGVIESVYGVIKPIAIVNRIVEVRPSGKLASGTTEIPFSVILRQPNEILGKFYETFHGTDINIQYLVTVDISRGYLHKSLSATIEFIVESDTADFVERPLSSEMVIFYITQDTQRHPLLPELKSGGFRVTGKMSTLCSLSDPITGELIVETSAVPINSIDIHLCRVESVILGERIITETSVIQTTQIADGDVCRKITLPIYVILPRLLTCPTVFAGPFSIEFKVYIVITFESELSKLHPKTDPRTPRLWLAIENLPLELLRCRLDD is encoded by the exons ATGCATTTTATGGGGAAAAAGGTTCGTGGAGGATCTGCGGGAGTCATTGAGTCGGTTTACGGGGTCATCAAGCCTATTGCAATAGT GAATAGGATCGTTGAGGTAAGACCATCTGGAAAGCTTGCTTCAGGTACTACCGAG ATTCCATTTTCCGTAATCCTGAGACAGCCAAATGAAATCTTGGGAAAATTTTACGAGACTTTTCATGGAACTGACATAAACATTCAG TATTTAGTAACTGTAGATATAAGCAGAGGGTACCTACACAAGTCATTATCTGCCACGATCGAGTTTATAGTTGAAAGTGATACAG CTGATTTTGTTGAGCGGCCGCTGTCCTCTGAGATGGTTATCTTTTACATCACTCAGGATACACAAAGGCATCCACTACTTCCTGAATTAAAATCAG GTGGTTTTCGGGTTACTGGGAAAATGTCAACTCTGTGCTCTCTTTCAGATCCCATCACCGGTGAATTAATAGTTGAAACATCTGCAGTCCCCATTAATTCAATTGACATTCACTTGTGTCGTGTGGAATCTGTTATTCTTGGAGAGAGAATCATAACTGAAACCTCTGTGATCCAAACTACCCAA ATAGCAGATGGAGATGTCTGTCGCAAGATTACTCTACCTATTTATGTTATACTCCCCCGCCTTTTGACCTGCCCAACAGTCTTTGCTGG TCCATTTTCAATTGAATTCAAAGTTTACATCGTTATAACATTTGAGTCAGAGCTATCAAAGTTGCATCCTAAGACTGATCCAAGAACTCCAAGACTATGG CTTGCAATTGAAAATCTACCCCTTGAGCTTCTTCGATGTCGATTAGACGATTAG
- the LOC120083346 gene encoding ERAD-associated E3 ubiquitin-protein ligase component HRD3A isoform X2, with protein MQLQTRRLQLIFLILCLCSIFINARPFLIVISQDDLKDGAPPDDSSDSANSDSAEWDEFGEPESQNSALELDPGSWRPIFEPDSPASDAPDDLYYTALGKMMSAVSSGDLRLMEDAVADIDQAAAESGDPHAQSVLGLLYGMGIMKETNKAKAFMYHHFAAEGNKQSKMALAYIYFRQEMYEKAVKLYAELAEVAINSLLVSKDSPVIEPVRIHNGAEENKQALRKSRGEEDEDFQILEYQAQKGNAGAMYRIGLFYYFGLRGLRRDHAKALSWFSKAVEKGEPKSMELLGEIYARGAGVERDYTKALQWLTRASKQPSFTAYNGMGYLYVKGYGVEKNYTKAKEYFEKAAENEESGGHYNLGVMYLKGIGVKRDVKKACTHFIMAANAGQPKAFYQLAKMFHTGVGLKRNIPMASALYKLVAERGPWSSLSRWALESYLKSDIGKAFLLYARMAELGYEVAQSNAAWILDKYGEQSMCLGESGFCTDAERHQRAHSLWWQASEQGNEHAALLIGDAYYYGRGTDVDYDRAAEAYMHAKSQLNAQAMFNLGYMHEHGLGLPFDLHLAKRYYDQALELDPAARLPVKLALVSLWLRKNHADSFLMLIKWGCLW; from the exons ATGCAACTGCAAACTCGTAGACTTCAGttaattttcctaattttatgTCTATGTTCTATCTTCATCAACGCTCGTCCCTTTCTCATCGTCATCTCTCAAGATGACCTCAAGGATGGTGCCCCGCCGGACGACTCCTCCGATTCCGCCAACTCCGACTCCGCCGAGTGGGACGAGTTCGGCGAACCCGAATCTCAAAACTCCGCCCTCGAGCTTGACCCCGGTTCTTGGCGCCCCATTTTTGAACCGGATTCCCCCGCCTCCGACGCGCCCGACGATCTGTACTACACTGCTTTAGGGAAAATGATGTCCGCGGTTAGCTCCGGTGACCTGAGGTTGATGGAGGATGCTGTAGCGGATATTGATCAAGCTGCTGCGGAGAGTGGGGATCCGCACGCGCAATCGGTTCTAGGGTTATTGTATGGAATGGGGATAATGAAGGAGACTAATAAGGCTAAAGCGTTTATGTATCACCATTTTGCCGCTGAAGGGAATAAACAATCTAAGATGGCTCTTGCTTATATTTACTTCAGGCAAGAA ATGTATGAGAAAGCAGTCAAGCTTTATGCTGAATTAGCAGAGGTAGCCATTAATAGTCTATTAGTTTCCAAGGATTCTCCAGTAATTGAACCTGTGAGGATCCATAATGGTGCTGAAGAGAACAAGCAGGCCTTGAGAAAGTCTCGAGGAGAGGAGGACGAGGACTTCCAAATTTTGGAATATCAGGCGCAGAAGGGTAATGCTGGAGCTATGTATAGAATTGGACTATTTTACTACTTTGGACTTAGAGGGTTGAGGCGTGATCATGCTAAAGCATTGTCCTGGTTTTCCAAGGCCGTGGAGAAAGGTGAACCGAAGTCTATGGAACTACTTGGAGAGATATATGCAAGGGGGGCCGGAGTCGAAAGGGATTATACTAAGGCACTTCAATGGCTGACTCGTGCATCCAAGCAGCCGTCATTTACTGCTTATAATGGCATGGGATATTTATACGTTAAGGGTTATGGAGTGGAGAAAAACTATACCAAG GCCAAGGAGTACTTTGAGAAAGCTGCCGAAAACGAGGAGTCTGGTGGTCATTATAATCTAGGAGTTATGTATCTTAAAGGCATTGGAGTAAAGAGAGATGTGAAGAAGGCATGTACTCATTTTATAATGGCTGCAAATGCTGGACAACCAAAGGCATTCTACCAGCTGGCAAAGATGTTTCATACTGGTGTTGGGCTCAAGAGGAATATTCCTATG GCTAGTGCATTATACAAATTAGTTGCTGAACGAGGGCCTTGGAGTTCATTGTCTAGATGGGCATTGGAATCATATCTGAAAAGTGATATTGGCAAGGCATTCTTATTGTACGCAAGAATGGCTGAGCTAGGATATGAGGTGGCACAAAGCAATGCAGCATGGATACTTGACAAATATGGAGAACAAAGCATGTGTCTGGGAGAATCTGGCTTTTGCACGGATGCAGAAAGACATCAGAGAGCTCATTCTCTATGGTGGCAAGCTTCCGAGCAGGGCAACGAACATGCTGCTTTACTGATTGGGGACGCATATTACTATGGTCGG GGAACCGACGTAGATTATGATCGTGCTGCGGAAGCATACATGCATGCCAAATCCCAACTAAATGCACAAGCCATGTTCAACCTTGGTTACATGCATGAACATGGTCTGGGGCTTCCATTTGATCTTCACCTAGCCAAGCGTTACTATGACCAAGCTCTGGAACTTGATCCAGCTGCCAGGTTGCCTGTCAAGCTGGCCCTAGTAAGCTTGTGGTTAAGGAAGAATCATGCTGACAGTTTTCTG
- the LOC120084046 gene encoding uncharacterized protein LOC120084046 — translation MKKKYQGTTRVKRQQLQDLRKEFEILKMEQGESVDEYFSRTLAIANKMHIHGEKIEDVAVVEKILRSMDSKFSYVVCSIEESKDIDTLSIDELQSSLLVHEQRMTSNISPTEEQALKTSTHGENSAGRGSNRRRGRGRGRWKERGRGGGHDPHKQTSNNNLRLDRSNILCYRCHKFGHYKSK, via the coding sequence ATGAAGAAAAAGTATCAAGGCACAACGAGGGTGAAAAGACAGCAGCTCCAAGATCTTCGCAAAGAGTTCGAGATTCTTAAAATGGAGCAAGGTGAGTCCGTGGATGAGTATTTCTCACGGACCTTGGCTATAGCAAACAAGATGCATATCCATGGAGAAAAGATTGAAGATGTAGCTGTGGTTGAGAAGATTCTTCGGTCGATggattctaaattttcatatgtGGTTTGTTCAATTGAGGAATCAAAAgatattgatacattatcaaTTGATGAATTACAAAGTTCTTTACTTGTGCATGAGCAAAGAATGACGTCAAATATAAGTCCAACCGAAGAACAAGCTCTGAAAACTTCAACTCATGGTGAAAACTCTGCAGGGAGAGGATCAAATAGAAGacgtggtcgaggtcgtggaaGGTGGAAAGAAAGAGGACGAGGTGGTGGACATGATCCACACAAGCAAACATCCAACAACAACTTGAGACTTGATAGGTCCAACATTCTATGTTATCGTTGCCATAAGTTTGGTCATTACAAGTCTAAATGA